From a region of the Magnetococcales bacterium genome:
- a CDS encoding hemerythrin domain-containing protein: MSNTLDLTGTDAAHGLEKLQQQFASVAPGEAFELVVSGDAGSLLRGMQEKHWGAFDWAPLAATSGAATFWVKKLANPLKTRQIGEFMTGDHRRCDSVFVNLEQEATAGNKETTSRYFGQFELGMLHHFDMEEKVFFPAFENRTGMTRGPTTVMRMEHDQMRGILKQMRQSLEGGDTGGVARACTTLLMVMQQHNIKEEQMLYAMGDMHLGSDGDTLTRQMQALQ, from the coding sequence ATGAGCAACACGTTGGACTTGACCGGAACCGATGCGGCCCATGGTTTGGAAAAATTGCAGCAGCAGTTTGCTTCTGTTGCTCCCGGAGAGGCATTCGAGCTTGTGGTCTCCGGAGATGCCGGATCCTTGTTGCGTGGCATGCAGGAAAAACATTGGGGGGCATTCGACTGGGCACCCCTGGCTGCCACATCCGGAGCCGCGACATTCTGGGTGAAAAAACTGGCAAACCCTTTAAAAACACGGCAAATCGGCGAATTCATGACCGGGGATCACCGGCGCTGCGACAGTGTGTTTGTCAATCTGGAACAAGAAGCCACCGCCGGCAACAAAGAGACCACCAGCCGGTATTTTGGTCAATTCGAGCTGGGCATGCTGCACCATTTCGATATGGAGGAAAAGGTCTTTTTCCCGGCCTTTGAAAATCGTACCGGCATGACACGCGGTCCCACCACAGTGATGCGCATGGAACATGACCAGATGCGTGGCATTCTCAAACAGATGCGCCAATCCCTGGAAGGAGGGGACACCGGTGGCGTGGCACGAGCCTGCACGACCCTCCTGATGGTCATGCAACAACACAATATCAAGGAAGAGCAAATGCTCTACGCCATGGGTGACATGCATCTGGGAAGCGATGGCGACACCCTGACGCGCCAGATGCAAGCCTTGCAATAA
- a CDS encoding glycosyltransferase family 39 protein: MVEKPLGRHLADWIFMIVMLLGFLYQIIIFYRVIQVAPDVGFTTDEVFMKLAKNLHEHGVSGDKVAASGEILPNTWRTPLFPVASALVYAVFGPDTRWALVMNNVFYALAVILTFFLGRRLHPWGGVFAALFVILDPIYLYTINSVMADAVFHLLLTWLLLHVVWMLQNGITITRVTVAAILICLQELARPAGMYLWIILSLIIAVHLWRRASWQHIAKLIGIVMVLHFATVGLWSLRNYNAGSLFKFECMSGDHLLRFHFPVVESERLSISVDEGSRRIHERFDADLNRLTTTREQEAFVGEANKIMFRETFPWSLWVMIKMFPTLYIGFPPDFFTLFFSPEEQEHFNTYLRDHATYSRSWSERLKFVHFLLDNGYWLIIALGLFSKIVNSTLLVLAVVGAVKMVRVTDRTQRDIGIFLALFVVQMTLISTVYGMARYRLPIMPAVDILAFYALWSFFQQRSKALKAIPAGQPASPTPPVSNNKTATSAPPTATPGTGNKALTSSLAKSAAASSDRSAKSSAASSDKPAKSAAASSDRSAKSAAAS, from the coding sequence ATGGTAGAGAAACCACTGGGACGCCACTTGGCGGACTGGATCTTCATGATCGTGATGCTTCTGGGCTTTCTCTACCAGATCATTATTTTTTATCGGGTCATCCAGGTTGCCCCGGATGTCGGGTTCACAACTGACGAAGTGTTCATGAAGCTCGCCAAAAATCTCCATGAACATGGTGTCAGTGGCGACAAGGTGGCTGCCTCCGGGGAGATACTCCCCAACACCTGGCGCACACCGCTGTTTCCGGTTGCTTCGGCTTTGGTGTATGCCGTATTTGGCCCGGATACCCGCTGGGCCTTGGTCATGAACAATGTCTTTTATGCCCTCGCCGTGATTCTGACCTTTTTTCTCGGACGCCGCCTGCATCCCTGGGGCGGTGTGTTTGCAGCACTCTTTGTCATTCTGGATCCCATCTACCTCTATACCATCAACTCGGTGATGGCCGATGCCGTGTTTCATCTGCTGCTGACCTGGTTGCTGCTGCATGTCGTCTGGATGCTGCAAAACGGCATCACGATTACCCGTGTCACCGTGGCCGCCATCCTCATCTGTTTGCAGGAACTGGCCCGACCAGCCGGAATGTATCTGTGGATCATTCTCAGCCTGATCATTGCCGTTCATCTTTGGCGGCGGGCAAGCTGGCAACACATCGCCAAGCTGATCGGTATCGTCATGGTTTTGCACTTTGCCACTGTGGGTTTGTGGAGCCTGCGCAATTACAATGCCGGCAGCCTTTTCAAGTTTGAGTGTATGAGTGGCGACCATTTGCTGCGCTTTCACTTTCCGGTGGTGGAGTCGGAACGACTTTCCATCTCCGTGGATGAAGGGTCGCGCCGCATCCACGAACGTTTTGATGCCGATCTGAACAGGCTCACCACGACCCGGGAACAGGAAGCTTTTGTCGGGGAAGCCAACAAAATCATGTTTCGGGAGACCTTTCCCTGGTCTTTGTGGGTCATGATCAAAATGTTTCCGACCTTGTACATCGGCTTTCCCCCCGATTTTTTTACGCTGTTTTTTTCCCCCGAAGAGCAGGAACATTTCAACACCTATCTGCGGGATCATGCCACCTACTCCCGCTCCTGGTCCGAACGGCTTAAATTTGTCCATTTCCTGCTAGACAACGGATATTGGCTGATTATTGCCCTGGGGCTTTTTTCCAAGATTGTCAACTCCACCCTGCTCGTGTTGGCCGTGGTCGGGGCCGTAAAAATGGTGCGTGTCACGGATCGTACTCAACGTGATATCGGCATTTTTCTGGCCCTGTTTGTGGTGCAGATGACCTTGATTTCCACGGTCTATGGCATGGCCCGTTACCGTCTGCCCATCATGCCGGCAGTCGATATTCTGGCCTTTTATGCCCTCTGGTCGTTTTTTCAGCAGCGTTCCAAGGCTTTGAAAGCCATACCTGCCGGGCAACCCGCCAGCCCCACCCCACCGGTATCCAATAATAAAACGGCAACCTCTGCTCCCCCGACAGCCACTCCGGGAACCGGCAATAAAGCCTTGACATCCTCTTTGGCCAAATCCGCTGCGGCTTCCTCGGACAGATCGGCCAAATCTTCTGCGGCTTCCTCGGACAAACCGGCCAAATCCGCTGCGGCTTCCTCGGACAGATCGGCCAAATCCGCTGCAGCTTC